GCAAAAACCAACATTCTTACAAGTATCAAAcaggcagatttttttacatttaggccccaaatattaaataactaatTGAACAAGTTTCATGTTTAATaccaattgtattatttaacaatttagcctatataaatatttcaacattgacttcatcatttcattttgagTAATTTGGCCCTCCGTGATATATAAATTGGTTAAATATAGTCCTAAATTGTACGGACATTTTGAGCTTTTGGTTCTTAACGTTGCGTAGCCCGTGATTCCTCCTAAAGTCAGTAAAGCTGGACCCAATGTCGATGAGAAAGAAAACGTGCAGGTCATACAGCTCGTGCAGAAACTGGAGGATTTTTGCCAAGAACAGTGAGCAGCTTCACCGCTCAGGACAAAATCACGGACTAATACAACTACACGACGGTTTTCTGACATGCAAATATGCAGAGATTAACGACGACGCTACACGACAAACACAGCCAGAAAAGTTCAGGTTCAAAGTGTAGAAAACACAAAGGACaagaaaaaactgaagaaaaccTGCTTTCAGTCGAGGTGTCCCGTCCCGACGATTCCTCGGTCAAGGCTCCGATGAAAGAAGCTGTTGCTGTAGTAAATCCTCTCCGATAGACTCCTAAATCCTTATTCCGGCTGTAAGCAGTTTGTATGCGGGATTCATAGTGAGAAATATACAACAAACTATCTCCCAAAGGCAAGAGACGCTGACTTTTGATAACATTCTCTGAAACATCTTTCACTGCGCGTCTGATGCTGTTGATCCTGTATGACGTAGCCATTAGAGACGCCACGCCGCCATCTGATTGGAGGAAAGGTGTTCTATTAACCAGCTCTTGTCATTGgctgttttataaaatactttgtttacatttttgtaacctGATTCATTTCAAAACGAGTCATctgtacaatatataaaatgtccAGTTGTTTATTTCAGGAATCgtgtatgttgttttttctattgTCACATCCTAAgcctttgttttatataataaatgaagaaacaaattaaaactcattttctaaaaatcttgattatgtatttttttaatatattttcaacaGTGTAATATTTAGCCTATATAATATAAACTGCTAACatatatgacaaatatttttacattagcattaattcatcaaaataactgaaaagtTTCATAGACATGATTTTAGTCTGTATAAATGACATgtacacataaaacatgaagGCAGCAATTTGTTTACAGCATTTCTAATGTTTTTCTGACAGAACTAGACAAAAATGACCGATAGGGGATGTTTTCCACAATAGGccttttttatatgaaaaaatgaaaaacttccCATTCTCACAGTTTTAAGGTCAGATGTAGGTTATTGTCCATAtgacatgctatttcatgcattctgacttctttacactgttaaatgtgctggtttatcatgcttaacatggtcaacttgttaagttggacgtagtatttctgtgcttgatctACTCCCACTGCACTTCAAGTTGTTTCGTaaagtctggatccctgtttcgtaaAAGAGATCCTATTCCTTTCATTGGGCAATTCGGAGGGAAATTGAAATTGATTGTCGATTCCCTACCCTAACTTTAATATTCAAACATGtgtcaataaatacattacacaataacatttaatataataacaattaatataTTCAGTTGTTCTTGCTGGAGGTGGTACTCTGATGAacactatttattttcacaaaagttatgattctttattttattttaatgatctgGTGTCCATGTACCAATAAAGAAATTGTTGTGAATTTCATCTAATTACAAGCAACTCTTTGAAAAAAGGTGTGTTAAATAGCATTATTGATAATCATTTAACACCACTGTAGAATCAGAGAGGATCAACATTGTTATGTGATATACTGTCCTATACAATGTGATATAGATTAGTGATTATAAAGATATAGGAGTTAccaaaaaagaatgaataaaaccAACATGAAACAAAGTAACCTGTGTGATTGATTGCAAATCTTCTGAAACCACGCAACAGCTTTGTGTGGTGAACAGACTGAAAGTGACTATTTATTTAAGAATAGGAAGGTACCAGCTCGACCCTACCCACATGATAAGAACACCCTCATCAGTGTCCTGACTGCTGTTCATCTCCTGCTCTCTTCCCTCACTGGTGTCTCCTAACTGCATGGGACTCAATTGGAGAGCAACAGATACAGTGATGCTCAGTTTGTTGCATCACATGATTTGTAGCCCCCTTGTGGCTCCTTCTACAGATTACACATGGTGCAGTCCTGAACCGAAGTAACCAGACAGTTCAATCATTTTAgtgggaaaaaaatgaatgcaaaattgATTCTAAACCCACGAAAATTATTCTCTTGATCCTCTGGAACaggaaattacttttttgatAGACAAATCAGCCAGTATTGTATGTAGTTTGTAgattgtaaataatgtaaaactgaTATTAAAGTTTATCTTAAAACCTGCATTTACTAAATTCAAGTGGGCAAATTAACTTCCggacaataaacaatattttttctaacatAGAGAAGTTCGGTTTTACTTGTTTACTGGCAAAATATGGAAGACATAACTAATGTCGATCAGAGAAAAAGGTacgttacatttctgtataaccTTATCTTCTTTAAGCCTGGTCAAATCAACATGTTTAAACTTACTGTTACTAGCAACTACTGTGCACACGTTTATTGTAGAAGATTCAGCATACTGAAGTACAAAACTCTGGCTCATATCATTTCTCAATGCTTGgtcttctttcttctgtttttcttttttaaccttcttgttttcaactttttatCTGGTTTGAGTCCACTGTTTTGTAATAGTCCTGCTGTCATCTTGGTCTCTGCTGGTTTAGGATAAGTTTCTGCTGGTCTGGCTTTGGTTGGGCTATGGAAGGGTTTGTTGAGTTTATCTTCATTGGTCGTTATGGATGTTTTATTGAATGACTCATTGTTTTCCCCAGAGCAGTTTATGAAAACATCAGCTTTGATCACGTACTGACCCCGAAGCTCAGAAGGGTAACCACACACAGCTTCAACCTTCAGACTTGCATTCGACAACCACCTGAAAGAAACAGTTTTGGGATATTTAGATGAATGGATTTTGTGTCTCTTACCTGTAAAATGGCAGTGATTTGCAGTCACACATTAAAGGATTGTTGCCCAGGGTGAGGTGCTGCAGGCCAGTAAGTGATGAAAGGTCAGGAAACTCTTCTAACTGATTCTCTTCCAGAGATAAAGACACCAGGCCAGGACCAAACCATGCCAGAGACTTTGCACTCATCTACTTTCACAACACAGAAGAGGAAACAGTGGACATTGTATAGATTAAGAACAGATGGGTATTTCTTAGTTATATGAAATTCTCATttcatataatataaacaataaaatattatccTCTACCTTCTGAAGACCCATTCTATCAATATACAAGTGTTTTAGACCTTTAACGACACCCCGAAACGCTCTCTGACCAATCCAATGGACTTCGGTCAACAGAGGTGCCTTGCCTAGCGCATCACTAGGCACTTCTGTCAGCTTATTATCTCCAAGATGGAGAACGTCCAGATTGGGAGCTGAATCCAGTGCTCTAGGAACTATGTTTGTGATGGCGTTATTGGCAAGATAGAGGCCTGTCAATTGCGGGATTGGATTAAGAAGTCCTACAGGTTCTAGTTTAACCATCAGGTTTCTTTCAAGATGCAGCTCGAGGAGTTTGGGAATGTGGGCCACCATCTGTGAAGATGGAAACTGAGAAAGACTGTTGCCTTCTAGGTGAAGATACATGATGTCGTGGGCACCTGCGAAGACGTTTGTGTCCTAGGAAGTAAGCTGGTTGTCTGACAAGTAGAGGTACATCAGCCCTTTCATGCCCTGGAAAGCTCCACCCTCGATGTCATGAATCTTACAGCCGTCCAAGTGAAGGGACACCACCTCGGGGATGTTAGTGAAACTGTTGCCAGGTAGATAATGGAAGTGGTTGCCACGCATGTTCAAAAGGAGAATGGTGCCAGGGAAACCAGTGGGTACATTTGTGTGACCATGTTCCTCACAGGTGGGGTGTCGAACATCAGACTgacggagagagaaagagaatagTTATAGAAAAGAAGGCGACAAATCAACAATCGTCTCCTCTGACTTTTTCTCACCTTACAGTAGCTATTCTTTGgacatgtgtttttcttggaGTTGGTTTTTGgtgtaatctttttttatcctCGGTTTTCCTCTCTCCTTCTTTCTCTGAATCAtcctgcatcaactcatcttgTTGTCTGCAGCGGAGGTCCTGTTCCTGCACAGTCTCTAAAGGTTCTTCTGAGAGATATGGCGGCCAAGCACAGGCACCATGAAACTTTATCCCGGACTTCTGTGTCCATATCTTCAGGCCCTGCCGTAAACAAGTACTGACCTGATGGGGTTTCCTAAAGGACAGCGAATGAGACAAAGTGttgcattttatataaaatttattAATCTTGCAAATTTCGCAAAAAAGCACGCACAAAAATTTGATCTCGAGTCTCAATGAGTTTTGAGtaaaatgttttgcataaaataaagagaaatggtggtgttattttacagacatttttatttaaaaatttatATCATTGACAGATGACACCAAATGACCTTTAATATGTTATGAATTCCGTTAATGTCAATTAGTACACATACTTTCTAtagttttaatacaattatttaacaatttttgttaaacaaataaaatatcagattAAAAACGTTTTAGAAAACTTCAACCATACCAATGTTGTACTTGAAGGGACTGGTGCTGTGGCTTCTCCTTCAATATATAAATACTTGTATGTGGTTTTGACAAATATTAATCAATCATTATTCAGCATTATCTCATATTATCTTGATGATTTAAGCATGATTAACACAAACCATTTCTGATACAGAATGTAGAAAATAATTCATTGTTAAAGTCTCTCTCTTCCTGCTAGGTCAGTGTGACTGTGAAAAGGGactttttatcatcatgttcGAAAAACATATTCTGTTAGCTCACACTCTACCCTTGAGGAAATACACACTCTAccacttgtgtgtgtgattgtattgtttcacgaaagtgagaaagagtggaaaatcacgAGACAGTCGTaacgtttatgttttaattCCTTTTATATACATGCCAGTCATCTTTGATCATTTATAAGACTATATGTCCTGTCTCATGACTCCAGAAGTGTTTGAgagctttgtgttcttgtttatctATTGATAACCAATCATGTGAGCTTGATTTACCCAAGTAATGACGTAGTTAGTTGACTCTGTTAGCttaaatactacagtattttgtgTTAAGGCAGGTCGGCCCTCCGTACTCCTTGAGAGAGCTGAAGCTGACTTATGCTCGCAAAACTACAAACTATTTTTCTTGAgtacatcatatttttttatgattttttactttttattgaagtaGCAGTtgaagttattttacatttcagaaaattaaataaagcaacAGAAACAGACTAGGCAACAGACAAGAATGAagctgaaatattttattgttatcttagacttttgtgagaatacaaaaatgattaagtttagttatattttattatttatacttattttcagtcacagagttctTTAATTTAAGAGGAATATATTTGGGCAAGATtagattctgtaatttattgCAGGTTGGAgaactgtatttagggaaattgaaatgttcaataatttatgtaatgataataaaaatatataaaaaaaatgtgtatcgGAATCGGCAGGTTTCACTTATAATAATCGGCAAAGAAAACtgcaatcggtgcatctctacttaagacccatctcttctgtgaatactcgacagacaaatgaaaaaaatataacataaaataactaaCCCTCTGtcattctctcaacaggtagtgaaTCTAGCGTTTGTTGATAAAAGTTACTTTGTATTATCTCCTGTTGTATTactgctcctgtatgacatatcgcttattgctccctgaactctctgtaagtcgctttggataaaagcgtctgctaaatgactatatGTAAATGGAACCAACATGTTGTCATCataatatcacatttaaatgtttctttacacaataaaaatagatGTATATGTAATTCAGAAGGGGCCCCTTACAAAAAAGTTCATCTCATTTGGGGGTCCTTCGCatagttttaagtttaaaaccCCCCAGACACATGCATAGTTAGTGACAGGTATATTCAAGTACAGTAAGTCGTATATGCGCAAATGCTGCGCAGTTAGGCTGTGTTAAATATATTATGCTGCTTCAAGATTTGAGTATTTGCGTTTAATCTGCACATGCAGCTTTGAAAATagccaaaaatataactaaattaccatgaaaaatatgaataaatctCTGCAAGCCATTGGCGATTATGACAAGAGTAAACTCCACATATCCTCCTGCAAACTGTAAGAGAAAATGGGCAACAAGGAGGCTAAAAGCtgcagtctctagcgtctgtcgctagagcgtcTCTGTTGGTTGTGGAGTGAGCTGGCCTCCCTTCCAAATCAAAAAACCCAAAGAGGGCAGTGCTGACTTGGCAATCCACAAATATTGATGATCTCAGACGTATCAGCTGTGGATTGCTTGCTGCTTTACTTGAAGGAGGCTGTGCACAGCACAACTGGGTGAGCCTTGGCATATCACAAGTGACTCATGGAGTGCTAAAGATGTATTGCACCTTATAGCAAATCTTCCACTTGAATGATGAGTTGGTGTTGAGATGAGTTGgtgttgatgatgagatgagatgagttggtGTACCACCAGAAAGAAGAGGTTTAGATTGGACACAGCTCATCAGGTTTCATCACACTGTTTCCTTTCATAAACTTTTACTGTCACTCTGCTTTCGTTAAAGtctttatgcagatttggttgGCAAATCATCACAATTTGAATAATTGTACACTATGATATAGAGCAGTATTCAGTGACAGTTGTGTCTCAATGTTTGCGCTGAAATCAGCAGGCGACTGTTGTTGAGAGCTGAAGTGCAGATCTGCATGGAAAGTACGGTACATGCAACTACTGGAGTTCGTGTGCCAAGAACAGTTCGGCCAAACTGCTCAACGCAAAGTTGAGACAAGGCATACAAAGATGAAACTGTGATGAACCGTGTCAAATCTTAACCctgaggatgaggatgagggGATGAGGTTGAGgggatgaggatgaggatgagggGATGAGGTTGAGGGGATGAGGTTGAGGGGATGAGGGGATGAGGATGAGGGGATGAGGTTGAGGATGAGGGGATGGGAGGGGATAGgatgagatgtgatgagttgatgttgatgttgatgttgatgttgatgttgatgagatgagatgagatgagatgagatgagatgagatgagatgagatgagatgagatgagttgatgatgagatgagatgatgatgagatgagatgagttgatgatgtgatgagatgagatgatgatgtgatgagatgagttgatgatgtgatgtgatgagatgagatgagttgatgatgtgatgtgatgatgatgatgagatgagatgagttgatgatgtgatgagatgagatgatgatgtgatgagatgagatgagttgatgatgtgatgtgatgtgatgagatgagatgatgatgtgatgagatgatgatgtgatgatgatgtgatgagatgagatgagatgagttgatgatgtgatgagatgagatgagttgatgatgagatgagatgatgatgtgatgagatgagatgagatgagatgagatgagatgatgatgtgatgagatgagatgagatgagttgatgatgagatgagatgagatgatgatgagatgagatgagttgctgatgatgatgatctatTCGCTGAATCCAGTTGTTCTTCAGGTGGCCGCTGATGCCACTTAGTAGGTGTTGAAAGCAAAAGGTTTCGTGCAAGTTTTTCTTGCCTTTATGTTCCCTTACGCTCATCACCTGAACTCAGCCGGCCTCACATTAGAGGTTAAGAAGATcaaatcattgtttttgttcaatCGCAAAAACCAACATTCTCACAGGACCCAGTAGTCACTGTATCTTTACTTATTGGAACCTTACAAGTATCAAAcaggcagatttttttacatttaggccccaaatattaaataactaatTGTACAAGTTTCATGTTTTAACaccaattgtattatttaacaaTTGAGCCTATATAAATATTTCCACATTGActtcatcatttcattttgagTAATTTGGCCCTCCGTGATATATAAATTGGTTAAATATAGTCCTAAATTGTACGGACATTTTGAGCTTTTGGTTCTTAACGTTGCGTAGCCCGTGATTCCTCCTAAAGTCAGTAAAGCTGGACCCAATGTCGATGAGAAAGAAAACGTGCAGGTCATACAGCTCGTGCAGAAACTGGAGGATTTTTGCCAAGAACAGTGAGCAGCTTCACCGCTCAGGACAAAATCACGGACTAATACAACTACACGACGGTTTTCTGACATGCAAATATGCAGAGATTAACGACGACGCTACACGACAAACACAGCCAGAAAAGTTCAGGTTCAAAGTGTAGAAAACACAAAGGACaagaaaaaactgaagaaaaccTGCTTTCAGTCGAGGTGTCCCGTCCCGACGATTCCTCGGTCAAGGCTCCGATGAAAGAAGCTGTTGCTGTAGTAAATCCTCTCCGATAGACTCCTAAATCCTTATTCCGGCTGTAAGCAGTTTGAATGCGGGATTCATAGTGAGAAATATACAACAAACTATCTCCCAAAGGCAAGAGACGCTGACTTTTGATAACATTCTCTGAAACATCTTTCACTGCGCGTCTGATGCTGTTGATCCTGTATGACGTAGCCATTAGAGACGCCACGCCGCCATCTGATTGGAGGAAAGGTGTTCTATTAACCAGCTCTTGTCATTGgctgttttataaaatactttgtttacatttttgtaacctGATTCATTTCAAAACGAGTCATctgtacaatatataaaatgtccAGTTGTTTATTTCAGGAATcatgtatgttgttttttctattgTCACATCCTAAgcctttgttttatataataaatgaagaaacaaattaaaactcattttctaaaaatcttgattatgtatttttttaatatattttcaacaGTGTAATATTTAGCCTATATAATATAAACTGCTAACatatatgacaaatatttttacattagcattaattcatcaaaataattgaaaagtTTCATAGACATGATTTTAGTCTGTATAAATGACATgtacacataaaacatgaagGCAGCAATTTGTTTACAGCATTTCTAATGTTTTTCTGACAGAACTAGACAAAAATGACCGATAGGGGATGTTTTCCACAATAGGccttttttatatgaaaaaatgaaaaacttccCATTCTCACAGTTTTAAGGTCAGATGTAGGTTATTGTCCATAtgacatgctatttcatgcattctgacttctttacactgttaaatgtgctggtttatcatgcttaacatggtcaacttgttaagttggacgtagtatttctgtgcttgatctACTCCCACTGCACTTCAAGTTGTTTCGTaaagtctggatccctgtttcgtaaAAGAGATCCTATTCCTTTCATTGGGCAATTCGGAGGGAAATTGAAATTGATTGTCGATTCCCTACCCTAACTTTAATATTCAAACATGtgtcaataaatacattacacaataacatttaatataataacaattaatataTTCAGTTGTTCTTGCTGGAGGTGGTACTCTGATGAacactatttattttcacaaaagttatgattctttattttattttaatgatctgGTGTCCATGTACCAATAAAGAAATTGTTGTGAATTTCATCTAATTACAAGCAACTCTTTGAAAAAAGGTGTGTTAAATAGCATTATTGATAATCATTTAACACCACTGTAGAGTCAGAGAGGATCAACATTGTTATGTGATATACTTTCCTATACAATGTGATATAGATTAGTGATTATAAAGATATAGGAGTTAccaaaaaagaatgaataaaaccAACATGAAACTAAAACAAAGTAACCTGTGTGATTTATTGCAAATCTTCTGAAACCACGCAACAGCTTTGTGTGGTGAACAGACTGAAAGTGACTATTTATTTAAGAATAGGAAGGTACCAGCTCGACCCTACCCACATGATAAGAACACCCTCATCAGTGTCCTGACTGCTGTTCATCTCCTGCTCTCTTCCCTCACTGGTGTCTCCTAACTGCATGGGACTCAATTGGAGAGCAACAGATACAGTGATGCTCAGTTTGTTGCATCACATGATTGTAGCCCCCTTGTGGCTCCTTCTACAGATTACACATGGTGCAGTCCTGAACCGAAGTAACCAGACAGTTCAATCATTTTAGGGGGAAATTAATGAATGCAAAATTGATTTTAAACCGAAAAAAATTATTCTCTAGATCCTCTGGAACaggaaattacttttttgatAGACAAATCAGCCAGTATTGTATGTAGTTTGTAgattgtaaataatgtaaaactgaTATTAAAGTTTATCTTAAAACCTGCATTTACTAAATTCAAGTGGGCAAATTAACTTTCGGACaataaaaaaccttttttcTCACATAGAGAAGTTCGGTTTTACTTGTTTACTTGCAAAATATGGAAGACATAACTAATGTCGACCAGAGAAAAAGGTacgttacatttctgtataaccTTATCTTCTTTAAGCCTGGTCAAATCAACATGTGTAAACTTACTGTTACTAGCAACTACTGTGCACACGTTTATTGTAGAAGATTCAGCATACTGAAGTACAAAACTCTGGCTCATATCATTTCTCAATGCTTGgtcttctttcttctgtttttcttttttaaccttcttgttttcaactttttatCTGGTTTGAGTCCACTGTTTTGTAATAGTCCTGCTGTCATCTTGGTCTCTGCTGGTTTAGGATCAGTTTCTGCCGGTCTGGCTTTGGCTGCGCTATGGAAGGGTTTGTTGAGTTTATCTTCATTGGTCATTATGGATGTTTTATTGAACGACTCATTGTTTTCCCCAGAGcagtttataaaagtcttgGGATATTTAGATGAATGGATTTTGTGTCTCTTACCTGTAAAATGGCAGTGATTTGCAGTCACACATTAAAGGATTGTTGCCCAGGGTGAGGTGCTGCAGGCCAGTAAGTGATGAAAGGTCAGGTAACTCTTCTAACTGATTCTCTTCCAGAGATAAAGACACCAGGCCAGGACCAAACCATGCCAGAGACTTTGCACTCATCTACTTTCACAATACAGAAGAGAAAACAGTGGACATTTTATAGATTAAGAACAGATGGGTATTTCTTAGTTATATGAAATTCTCATttcatataatataaacaataaaatattatccTCTACCTTCTGAAGACCCATTCTATCAATATACAAGTGTTTTAGACCTTTAACGACACCCCGAAACGCTCTCGGACCAATCCAATGGACTTCGGTCAACAGAGGTGCCTTGCCTAGCGCATCACTAGGCACTTCTGTCAGCTTATTATCTCCAAGATGGAGAACGTCCAGATTGGGAGCTGAATCCAGTGCTCTAGAAACTATGTTTGTGATGGTGTTATTGGCGAGATGCCCTGGAAAGCTCCACCCTCGATGTCATGAATCTTACAGACGTCCAAGTGAAGGGACACCACCTCGGGGATGTTAGTGAAACTGTTGCCAGGTAGATAATGGAAGTGGTTGCCAGGCATGTTCAAAAGGAGAATGGTGCCAGGGAAACCAGTGGGTACTTTTGTGTGACCACGTTCCTCACAGGTGGGGTGTCGAACATCAGACTgacggagagagaaagagaatagTTATAGAAAAGAAGGCGACAAATCAACAATCGTCTCCTCTGACTTTTTCTCACCTTACAGTAGCTATTCTTTGgacatgtgtttttcttggaGTTGGTTTTTGgtgtaatctttttttatcctCGGTTTTCCTCTCTCCTTCTTTCTCTGAATCAtcctgcatcaactcatcttgTTGTCTGCAGCGGAGGTCCTGTTCCTGCACAGTCTCTAAAGGTTCTTCTGAGAGATATGGCGGCCAAGCACAGGCACCATGAAACTTTATCCCGGACTTCTGTGTCCATATCTTCAGGCCCTGCAGTAAACAAGTACTGACCTGATGGGGTTTCCTAAAGGACAGCGAATGAGACAAAGTGttgcattttatataaaatttattAATCTTGCAAATTTCGCAAAAAAGCACGCACAAAAATTTGATCTCGAGTCTCAATGAGTTTTGAGtaaaatgttttgcataaaataaagagaaatggTGGTgatattttacagacatttttatttaaaaatttatATCATTGACTGATGACACCAAATGACCTTTAATATGTTATGAATTCCGTTAATGTCAATTAGTACACATACTTTCTAtagttttaatacaattatttaacaatttttgttaaacaaataaaatatcagattAAAAACGTTTTAGAAAACTTCAACCATACCAATGTTGTACTTGAAGGGACTGGTGCTGTGGCTTCTCCTTCAATATATAAATACTTGTATGTGGTTTTGACAAATATTAATCAATCATTATTCAGCATTATCTCATATTATCTTGATGATTTAAGCATGATTAACACAAACCATTTCTGATACAGAATGTAGAAAATAATTCATTGTTAAAGTCTCTCTCTTCCTGCTAGGTCAGTGTGACTGTGAAAAGGGactttttatcatcatgttcGAAAAACATATTCTGTTAGCTCACACTCTACCCTTGAGGAAATACACACTCTAccacttgtgtgtgtgattgtattgtttcacgaaagtgagaaagagtggaaaatcacgAGACAGTCGTaacgtttatgttttaattCCTTTTATATACATGCCAGTCATCTTTGATCATTTATAGGACTATATGTCCTGTCTCATGACTCCAGAAGTGTTTGAgagctttgtgttcttgtttatctATTGATAACCAATCATGTGAGCTTGATTTACCCAAGTAATGACGTAGTTAGTTGACTCTGTTAGCttaaatactacagtattttgtgTTAAGGCAGGTCGGCCCTCCGTACTCCTTGAGAGAGCTGAAGCTGACTTATGCTCGCAAAACTACAAACTATTTTTCTTGAgtacatcatatttttttatgattttttactttttattgaagtggcagttgaagttattttacatttcagaaaaataaaataaagcaacagaaacagacaagaatgaagctgaaatattttattgttatcttagacttttgtgagaatacaaaaatgaataagtttagttatattttattatttatacttattttcagtcacagagttctTTAATTTAAGAGGAATATATTTGGGCAAG
This region of Triplophysa dalaica isolate WHDGS20190420 chromosome 7, ASM1584641v1, whole genome shotgun sequence genomic DNA includes:
- the LOC130427009 gene encoding uncharacterized protein LOC130427009; this encodes MSVREHKGKKNLHETFCFQHLLSGISGHLKNNWIQRIDHHHQQLISSHHHLISSHHQLISSHLITSSSHLIINSSHLITSSTHLISSHHIIITSSSHHIIISSHHITSHHQLISSHHIIISSHHIINSSHLIIIITSHHQLISSHHITSSTHLITSSSHLITSSTHLISSSSHLIINSSHLISSHLISSHLISSHLININININININSSHLILSPPIPSSSTSSPHPHPLIPSTSSPQPHPLILILIPSTSSPHPHPQG